Sequence from the Fulvivirga ligni genome:
GCCTTTGGTTCTAAAGTGGATTTATCCGCAGCTTACCTGGTCTAAACCCACCAAAGAAAAAGTGCTCTACCTTACCTTTGATGATGGCCCTATTCCTGATCTAACTGAATTTATCATTGCTACTCTAAATTCATTTAATGCTAAAGGTACCTTCTTTTGCGTGGGCGATAACATTAGAAAACATAAGGAAATAGCTGAAAGAGCAATTGAAGCAGGGCATAGTTTGGGAAACCACACCTATAATCATATGTGTGGCTGGAAAACTGAACTCGACACTTATATTAATAATGTTAATTCTTGCCAGCAGGAGCTAGAAGATTTAGGCGTGAAAAATACTTTGATGAGACCTCCATATGGTCAGATAAGTAGAAAGCAGATTTCAGAATTAAAAGACAGATTTGATATTACTATGTGGGATGTTCTGAGCGGTGACTTTAGCTCTAAAATTACTCCAGAGGTCTGTCTAAATAAGAGCATCAAAGCTACTCGAAATGGTTCTATCGTGCTCTTTCATGATAATATAAAGGCAGAGAAGAATATGAAATACGCTTTGCCTCGCTACCTGGAGCATTTTTCTAAACTTGGATATGCCTTTAAAACACTATGATGATTGTAGAATCTCTTCTTGTAGGTGCTATCTCAATTGTACTACTGATAGACTTCTTGCTCATTATTTTATGGAAACCTAAGTCTCCTGAAGCCACAAAAGAAACCCCGCCATTGGTTTCTGTATTAATTGCTGCCAGAAATGAAGAACAGACAATTCAAAGATGTCTGGATGCCACCCTCCAACTGAATTATCCTTCAGACAAGCTAGAGATACTCGTCGGAAACGATGGTTCTACAGATGCCACTTACACTTTAGCCCGTGCCTATGCTAAAAAGTATCCGCACATTAAAGTGTTGAATATTACGGAAACTAAAGGATTAGCCAGGGGCAAGGCTAATGTGCTGGCTCATTTAGCCTCAATAGCACAAGGTGATTATTATTTCATTACAGATGCTGATACTGCCGTGCCGTCTACTTGGATTCATGCCATGCTGGAGGGTTTTAGCTCTAATACGGCTATAGTTACGGGTGTCACGGGTATCCAACATTCATATTTGCAGAATACAGACTGGCTATTTGCTTTAGGAATGGTGAAAGTGATCACTGACTTAAATCAGCCCGTTACCAGCATGGGTAATAATATGGCCATTATTAAAGAGGCGTATTTAAGCGTTGGTGGCTATGAAAATATTCCATTTAGCATCACAGAAGATTTTGAACTTTTCAAGCAGGTGAGAAAAAAGGGGTATCATGTAGAGCAGTTATTTAATACAGGCGTTTTGGCATATTCCTTACCAGCCTCTAGTGTTCATCAAATATTAAATCAGCGTAAAAGGTGGATGAAAGGAGCTGTTCAGCTGCCCTTTAGTATCGTAGCTCTGCTTTTTTTTCAGGCACTTTATTTTCCAGGCATTGTAACGCTGGCTATTTTTCAGTGGAAAGCAGCACTCTTGCTCATGTTCCTGAAAATTATTTTACAATCCATCTTTATTTTAAGAGTAAAGGCCACTTTAAGAATGAAGACAAATCCTTTGAAATTGGCTTTCTACGAGGTTTATTCCTTCCTTTTATCAGTTTCTTCATCAATTTTCTTTTTGTTGCCTGTAAAGACAGTTTGGAAAGGGCGGAAATATTAACTTTGGAAGCTGTGACTTTTTAAAACGTTTTAAATTATAGAATTGAATATGCCTGAATTTGCTGACAGCCATGCACACATTTATGCAGAGAAGTTTAAAAATGATCTGCCAGATGTTTTAGAGCAGTCTTTTGAAAATGGTGTAAACAAAATTTATATGCCAAACATAGATCATACTTCTATAGATGATATGCTTGAGATAGAAAACAAATATCCTGAAAACTGTTTCGCCATGATGGGGCTTCATCCCTGTTCGGTAAATAAGGATTTTGAGAAGGAGCTATATATCGTGGAAGAGTGGTTAGCAAAAAGAAAATTCTGTGCTATAGGTGAAATGGGGACAGACCTTTATTGGGACAAAACCTATTGGGAGCAGCAGAAAGAGGCGTTTAAGATACAGGTGGAATGGGCAAAGAAATACGAGCTCCCCATAGTAATACATTGTAGAGAATCTATAGATGAGACTATAGAAATGGTAGAAGAGTTAAAGGATGATCGTTTAACCGGCGTGTTTCACTGTTTTACAGGCTCTGCAGAACAAGCTAAAAGAATCACAGAATTAGACTTTTATTTAGGAATCGGGGGAGTAAGCACTTTCAAAAATGGAGGAATGGATACAGTAATTCCTGATCTGGATTTGAGTACTTTGCTATTGGAAACAGATAGTCCTTATTTGGCACCAACACCACATAGAGGAAAAAGGAACGAGCCGTCATTCATACCTTTAATTGCTGAGCGGGTGGCTTCTTTAAAATTATGTGAGGTAGATGAGGTGGCAGAGGTGACTACAGGAAACGCTAAAAAGCTATTTGGGGTATGAGAGACTATTCAAAGATAAATATTATCACATCTGTACCCAAAGAGCCTGAGGCCTCGATACTCATTATATATACAGGCGGTACTCTAGGTATGGTTCATGATAAAAATGGAGCGCTGATACCTTTTGATTTTAGCTCTATCCTGGATCATGTGCCGTCTTTAAGACAATTGGAGCTTAATCTTACGGTGATTTCATTTGAAAAACCTACTGATTCGTCTAACATCAATCCTGATGATTGGAACATGATAGGGCAGATGATACATGACCATTATCATGAGTTTGATGGTTTTGTGGTGCTACACGGTACAGATACCATGGCCTTTACAGCTTCAGCGATGAGTTTTATGCTTGAGAATCTGGATAAACCAGTAATATTTACCGGTGCCCAGTTGCCTATTTCATCATTGAGATCAGATGCACGTGAAAACCTGATTACTGCGATAGAAATAGCTTCTTCAAGAATAAATAATAAACCTATTGTTTCAGAAGTGTGCATCTATTTTGATTATGTATTGCTTAGAGCCAATAGGAGTAAAAAGGTAGAAAGCCTTCATTTTGATGCTTTTCAATCTGAAAATTACCCTGTGTTAGCAGAGTCTGGGGTAGTTATCAATTACCATCATGCCGTGATTAAGAGCTTTCAGTCTGAGAAAGATTTGATTTTGCACAATAAATTCGATCGCAATGTAGTTATACTCAAATTGTATCCTGGTATTACTGAGGATGTTGTGCGAGTGATAACACAGATTCCAAATTTAAGAGGAATTGTGATGGAAACGTTTGGCTCCGGCAATGCCCCAACCTCTCCTTGGTTTATCGAATTGTTAAGAAAAGCGATAGAGAAAGGGGTGACGATTTTAAACGTTTCCCAGTGCCCTGGAGGACGGGTAGTGCAAGGAAGATATGACACCAGCCAACAATTACAGAGGATTGGTGTTATTGAAGGGGCCGATTTAACGCTGGAATCGGCAATAAGTAAGTTGATGCTCATATTAGGAGAGGAGCAGGATATAGAGATTATCAGAAAAAGATTAATGGAGCCAATAAGCGGTGAATTGACGCTATAATAAACATTATTAAATTTATTTTATGCTTGCATAAAGCGTTTTTTATTGATTTATTTGTGCTTCTTGCGGAGCGAAAGGCTGTGCGAAACTAGAGAGGTGACCGAGTGGTTGAAGGTGCTCGCCTGGAAAGTGAGTGTGCCCCAAAAGGGTACCGGGGGTTCGAATCCCTTCCTCTCTGCTAACATTTAATTTTATCTAACTTTAAACTATAAATTGTAATCGTTAAACAATCTCTGCAAAACTGAGAAATATTTTAAAACTTGAATTATGAAAAAACTATTTACATTATTGGCGCTCGTAGGGGTTCTTACCCTTGGATATCAGGCTAAGGCTCAAGATGAGTCTATGGATACAGATACTTCGTCAACAACCGTAGATTCTACCGTAGCTGAAGAACCAGAACCAGTGGTAGAAGAGCCAACAGTTGTTACCGAAACTGCAGTGGAAGACGAGGCCACAGAAGATTTGTCTTTTCATCAAACAATAAAAGAAAAATTCATTGAAGGTGGTGTTGAGTGGATGACGCCAGTATTAATTTGTTTGATCTTAGGTCTTGCTATTGCTATAGAGAGAATTATCACTCTTAATATGGCTACTACCAATACCGATAAATTATTAGCTAACGTTGAAGATGCTTTAGCTAACGGTGGTATCGAAGCTGCTAAGGAAGTTACTAGAAACACTAGAGGTCCTGTAGCATCTATCTTTACTCAAGGTTTAATGAGAATGTCAGAAGGTATCGAAATGGTTGAGAAGTCAATCATCGCTTACGGTTCTGTTGAAATGGGTAGACTAGAAAGAGGTTTAGTTTGGATATCTCTTTTCATCGCTCTTGCTCCAATGCTTGGTTTCACCGGTACTGTAATTGGTATGATCGGAGCATTTGATGCTATCGAGGCAGCTGGAGATATCTCTCCTCAAATTGTTGCTAACGGTATCAAAGTAGCACTTTTAACAACAGTAGCTGGTCTATTTGTAGGTATCATCCTTCAAATATTCTATAACTACTTAGTATCTAAAATTGATTCTTTAGTTAACCAAATGGAAGATGCTTCTATCAGCTTGGTTGACTTACTAGTGAAGCATAAGCTTACAGGAAGAGCTTAATTGTTGAAATCAATTTTAGTACTTAATATAAT
This genomic interval carries:
- a CDS encoding polysaccharide deacetylase family protein codes for the protein MFLHKTPLVLKWIYPQLTWSKPTKEKVLYLTFDDGPIPDLTEFIIATLNSFNAKGTFFCVGDNIRKHKEIAERAIEAGHSLGNHTYNHMCGWKTELDTYINNVNSCQQELEDLGVKNTLMRPPYGQISRKQISELKDRFDITMWDVLSGDFSSKITPEVCLNKSIKATRNGSIVLFHDNIKAEKNMKYALPRYLEHFSKLGYAFKTL
- a CDS encoding glycosyltransferase, with the protein product MMIVESLLVGAISIVLLIDFLLIILWKPKSPEATKETPPLVSVLIAARNEEQTIQRCLDATLQLNYPSDKLEILVGNDGSTDATYTLARAYAKKYPHIKVLNITETKGLARGKANVLAHLASIAQGDYYFITDADTAVPSTWIHAMLEGFSSNTAIVTGVTGIQHSYLQNTDWLFALGMVKVITDLNQPVTSMGNNMAIIKEAYLSVGGYENIPFSITEDFELFKQVRKKGYHVEQLFNTGVLAYSLPASSVHQILNQRKRWMKGAVQLPFSIVALLFFQALYFPGIVTLAIFQWKAALLLMFLKIILQSIFILRVKATLRMKTNPLKLAFYEVYSFLLSVSSSIFFLLPVKTVWKGRKY
- a CDS encoding TatD family hydrolase, with protein sequence MPEFADSHAHIYAEKFKNDLPDVLEQSFENGVNKIYMPNIDHTSIDDMLEIENKYPENCFAMMGLHPCSVNKDFEKELYIVEEWLAKRKFCAIGEMGTDLYWDKTYWEQQKEAFKIQVEWAKKYELPIVIHCRESIDETIEMVEELKDDRLTGVFHCFTGSAEQAKRITELDFYLGIGGVSTFKNGGMDTVIPDLDLSTLLLETDSPYLAPTPHRGKRNEPSFIPLIAERVASLKLCEVDEVAEVTTGNAKKLFGV
- a CDS encoding asparaginase, which codes for MRDYSKINIITSVPKEPEASILIIYTGGTLGMVHDKNGALIPFDFSSILDHVPSLRQLELNLTVISFEKPTDSSNINPDDWNMIGQMIHDHYHEFDGFVVLHGTDTMAFTASAMSFMLENLDKPVIFTGAQLPISSLRSDARENLITAIEIASSRINNKPIVSEVCIYFDYVLLRANRSKKVESLHFDAFQSENYPVLAESGVVINYHHAVIKSFQSEKDLILHNKFDRNVVILKLYPGITEDVVRVITQIPNLRGIVMETFGSGNAPTSPWFIELLRKAIEKGVTILNVSQCPGGRVVQGRYDTSQQLQRIGVIEGADLTLESAISKLMLILGEEQDIEIIRKRLMEPISGELTL
- a CDS encoding MotA/TolQ/ExbB proton channel family protein, translated to MKKLFTLLALVGVLTLGYQAKAQDESMDTDTSSTTVDSTVAEEPEPVVEEPTVVTETAVEDEATEDLSFHQTIKEKFIEGGVEWMTPVLICLILGLAIAIERIITLNMATTNTDKLLANVEDALANGGIEAAKEVTRNTRGPVASIFTQGLMRMSEGIEMVEKSIIAYGSVEMGRLERGLVWISLFIALAPMLGFTGTVIGMIGAFDAIEAAGDISPQIVANGIKVALLTTVAGLFVGIILQIFYNYLVSKIDSLVNQMEDASISLVDLLVKHKLTGRA